One stretch of Cellulomonas wangsupingiae DNA includes these proteins:
- a CDS encoding glycosyltransferase: MSSASDRQPGTPELTVIVPTFNEAPNVAELVRQLADALDGQSAEVLFVDDSTDTTPDVVREVAATAAIPVRLIHRDEPVGGLAGAVQEGLAASTAPWCVVMDGDLQHPPGLVPSLLATARDEGVDVVVASRYMDDGSSSGLANVTRRVVSSVSTAVTRAMFPVRLADCSDPMTGFFLVRREAVELDRLRPRGFKILLEILARHRLAVAEIPFVFGERYAGDSKASFAQGARFLTQLAALRFGRMSRFAVIGGVGALVNIAIVALLTGWGAEYLVAAVVAAELTIVMNFLLQERFVFADLRHEGRGPWRRFAHSFAFNNIETALRLPVLALLVSTMHVAAVPATALTLLVAFVARFTFHSRVVYRPRSRSGRTQLGVVGDQLVDELP; the protein is encoded by the coding sequence GTGAGCAGTGCGTCCGACCGGCAGCCCGGCACTCCCGAGCTCACCGTGATCGTCCCGACCTTCAACGAGGCGCCCAACGTCGCCGAGCTCGTCCGGCAGCTCGCCGACGCCCTCGACGGGCAGTCGGCGGAGGTCCTGTTCGTCGACGACTCGACGGACACCACGCCCGACGTCGTGCGGGAGGTCGCCGCGACGGCGGCCATCCCGGTCCGGCTGATCCACCGGGACGAGCCCGTCGGTGGTCTGGCCGGCGCGGTCCAGGAAGGGCTCGCCGCCTCGACGGCGCCGTGGTGCGTCGTGATGGACGGCGACCTGCAGCACCCGCCGGGCCTGGTGCCCTCGCTGCTGGCCACCGCCCGCGACGAGGGCGTCGACGTCGTCGTGGCGTCGCGGTACATGGACGACGGGAGCTCCAGCGGCCTGGCCAACGTGACGCGTCGCGTGGTGTCGTCGGTGTCGACCGCCGTCACCCGGGCGATGTTCCCGGTGCGCCTCGCGGACTGCTCGGACCCCATGACCGGGTTCTTCCTCGTCCGCCGCGAGGCGGTCGAGCTGGACCGCCTGCGTCCGCGCGGCTTCAAGATCCTGCTCGAGATCCTCGCCCGTCACCGGCTCGCCGTCGCCGAGATCCCCTTCGTGTTCGGCGAGCGCTACGCCGGCGACTCCAAGGCGTCGTTCGCGCAGGGCGCGCGGTTCCTCACCCAGCTCGCGGCCCTGCGCTTCGGGCGCATGTCCCGCTTCGCGGTCATCGGCGGCGTGGGGGCGCTGGTGAACATCGCGATCGTCGCGCTGCTCACCGGCTGGGGCGCGGAGTACCTCGTCGCGGCCGTGGTCGCGGCGGAGCTCACGATCGTCATGAACTTCCTGCTGCAGGAGCGCTTCGTGTTCGCCGACCTGCGTCACGAGGGACGAGGACCGTGGCGCCGCTTCGCGCACTCGTTCGCCTTCAACAACATCGAGACCGCGCTGCGGCTGCCGGTGCTCGCGCTGCTCGTGAGCACGATGCACGTCGCGGCCGTCCCGGCGACGGCGCTCACGCTCCTCGTCGCGTTCGTGGCGCGGTTCACGTTCCACTCCCGGGTGGTCTACCGGCCGCGCTCGCGGTCCGGCCGCACGCAGCTCGGGGTGGTCGGCGACCAGCTGGTCGACGAGCTGCCGTGA
- a CDS encoding glycosyltransferase family 39 protein produces the protein MTVGPTVLGLRPRAAAESAPARVRSVRGAASTLGALAVLVGFAGAWVPSAWGDEAATMSGALRDLPALLRLTTQVDAVHGVYYAVAHGWLALTGESVVALRLLSALAVGAAVAGTVVLADRLASRRVAVVAGLVLLALPRMTWAATEGRSAALATALAVWTTVALVSAVGAPRSRWRWVVYGALVAAGTCTWMLLALLPAAHLVGLLWWRRSWRALVAPAVAVVAGWCVAAPFLLVAVGQRGQVGWIPAPGLRTLRQVGLDQWFGTTPWSSLPLALVCWSLVAVAVVTHLRRGVGAGGVVPLAAAWLVLPPLAAIAWSVVASPLYVPKYLAFTAPALALLVAVGVDALARDRARLVGVTAVVVLLAAPAWYEERTPTAKDRSDWADVADGVRAGAATGDAVVFSDLHDADGRVRVPARAIAVAYPGAFVGLRDVTRDPVAAAEGRLWDLSVPVADAGRELAAVDRVWWVVDHRSGVQGAQREDLERLGFHVVSVDEQTSADVVLLEREG, from the coding sequence GTGACCGTCGGTCCGACGGTGCTCGGCCTGCGGCCGCGCGCCGCTGCGGAGAGCGCGCCGGCGCGGGTCCGGTCCGTCCGCGGGGCGGCGTCCACCCTCGGAGCGCTCGCGGTCCTCGTCGGGTTCGCCGGCGCCTGGGTGCCGTCGGCCTGGGGGGACGAGGCGGCGACCATGTCCGGCGCGCTGCGCGACCTGCCCGCACTGCTGCGCCTGACGACACAGGTCGACGCCGTCCACGGCGTGTACTACGCCGTCGCCCACGGGTGGCTCGCGCTGACCGGCGAGTCCGTGGTGGCGCTGCGGCTGCTGAGCGCGCTCGCCGTCGGGGCCGCCGTCGCCGGCACCGTCGTGCTGGCCGACCGTCTCGCCTCGCGCCGCGTCGCGGTGGTGGCGGGCCTGGTCCTCCTGGCGCTGCCGCGCATGACGTGGGCGGCGACGGAGGGGCGCTCGGCGGCGCTGGCGACGGCCCTCGCCGTGTGGACGACGGTCGCGCTGGTGTCCGCGGTCGGCGCGCCCCGCAGCCGGTGGCGCTGGGTGGTCTACGGCGCCCTGGTCGCCGCCGGCACGTGCACCTGGATGCTGCTGGCGCTGCTGCCGGCGGCGCACCTCGTGGGGCTGCTGTGGTGGCGCAGGTCGTGGCGGGCGCTGGTCGCCCCCGCCGTGGCGGTCGTCGCGGGCTGGTGCGTGGCGGCGCCGTTCCTGCTGGTCGCGGTCGGTCAGCGGGGCCAGGTCGGCTGGATCCCCGCACCCGGGCTCCGGACCCTTCGCCAGGTCGGTCTGGACCAGTGGTTCGGCACGACGCCGTGGTCGTCGCTCCCGCTGGCGCTGGTCTGCTGGTCGCTCGTCGCGGTCGCGGTGGTCACCCACCTGCGGCGCGGCGTCGGCGCGGGCGGGGTCGTCCCCCTCGCGGCCGCGTGGCTCGTGCTGCCACCCCTGGCCGCGATCGCCTGGTCCGTGGTCGCCTCACCGCTCTACGTGCCCAAGTACCTCGCGTTCACCGCACCCGCACTCGCGCTGCTCGTGGCCGTGGGCGTCGACGCCCTCGCGCGGGACCGCGCGCGGCTGGTCGGCGTGACGGCGGTCGTCGTCCTGCTCGCGGCCCCGGCCTGGTACGAGGAGCGCACGCCCACGGCGAAGGACCGGTCGGACTGGGCGGACGTCGCCGACGGCGTGCGCGCCGGTGCCGCGACGGGTGACGCCGTCGTGTTCTCCGACCTGCACGACGCGGACGGCCGGGTGCGCGTCCCCGCGCGCGCGATCGCGGTCGCCTACCCGGGTGCCTTCGTCGGGCTCCGCGACGTGACGCGCGACCCGGTCGCCGCCGCCGAGGGCCGCCTGTGGGACCTCTCGGTCCCCGTGGCCGACGCCGGGCGCGAGCTCGCCGCGGTGGACCGGGTGTGGTGGGTCGTGGACCACAGGTCGGGGGTGCAGGGGGCCCAGCGTGAGGACCTCGAACGGCTGGGGTTCCACGTCGTGTCCGTCGACGAGCAGACGTCCGCGGACGTGGTGCTGCTGGAGCGTGAGGGGTGA
- a CDS encoding acyltransferase family protein, with product MRALPSLEDVFEPRRNGLNVVRLALALGVVLWHSISMVGAGLPWQPAERLLLSGLVDGFFAVSGFLIVRSWLSDEDPVRFLSARALRIMPGFWVCLLVVAFVVSPLYLVLTGRGVDAAALEDGASYVGHNALLWIFQEGIAGMPAGGASGDDGVWNGSLWTLSWEFVCYLGVLVLGVTGLLRRRWVLPALFLLVLAVLAAALLPALDEVHLVKHAARFGLMFLAGALLHQFRHRVPVHGALVAVAAAAVVLSAALVPADYRLVGALPLAYVVVAGGALLKHRLAQVRHDLSYGTYIYAYPVQQVVIGTLPGVRPLALFALSVAGTLPLAAASWWGVERPAQRLGRRRLPARRPVVERPAQVEDAAQRVKIGQTVPEPDVLR from the coding sequence GTGAGGGCGCTCCCGTCGCTCGAGGACGTCTTCGAGCCCCGGCGCAACGGCCTCAACGTCGTACGTCTCGCGCTGGCCCTCGGGGTGGTGCTGTGGCACTCGATCTCGATGGTGGGTGCCGGGCTGCCGTGGCAGCCGGCGGAGCGGCTGCTGCTCAGCGGGCTGGTGGACGGGTTCTTCGCCGTGTCCGGCTTCCTCATCGTGCGCAGCTGGCTGTCCGACGAGGACCCCGTGCGCTTCCTCTCCGCCCGGGCGCTGCGGATCATGCCGGGCTTCTGGGTGTGCCTCCTGGTCGTGGCTTTTGTCGTCTCGCCGCTCTACCTGGTGCTCACCGGTCGCGGCGTCGACGCGGCCGCGCTGGAGGACGGCGCGTCCTACGTGGGCCACAACGCGCTGCTCTGGATCTTCCAGGAGGGCATCGCCGGCATGCCGGCGGGCGGTGCGTCGGGTGACGACGGCGTCTGGAACGGGTCGCTGTGGACGCTGTCCTGGGAGTTCGTCTGCTACCTGGGCGTCCTGGTGCTGGGGGTCACGGGGCTGCTGCGTCGCCGGTGGGTGCTGCCCGCCCTGTTCCTCCTCGTGCTGGCGGTGCTCGCGGCGGCGCTGCTGCCCGCGCTCGACGAGGTCCACCTCGTCAAGCACGCCGCGCGGTTCGGCCTGATGTTCCTCGCCGGTGCGCTGCTCCACCAGTTCCGTCACCGCGTCCCCGTGCACGGGGCGCTCGTCGCCGTCGCGGCCGCGGCGGTGGTGCTGAGCGCGGCGCTCGTGCCCGCGGACTACCGGCTCGTGGGGGCCCTGCCGCTCGCGTACGTCGTGGTCGCGGGGGGCGCCCTGCTCAAGCACCGGCTCGCGCAGGTGCGGCACGACCTCTCCTACGGCACCTACATCTACGCGTACCCCGTTCAGCAGGTCGTCATCGGCACCCTGCCGGGGGTACGGCCCCTGGCGCTGTTCGCCCTGTCGGTCGCCGGGACGCTGCCGCTGGCCGCCGCGAGCTGGTGGGGGGTCGAGCGGCCCGCGCAACGGCTGGGTCGCCGCCGGCTGCCCGCGAGGCGCCCGGTCGTCGAGCGTCCCGCCCAGGTCGAGGACGCGGCGCAACGGGTGAAGATCGGACAAACCGTGCCAGAACCGGATGTTCTCCGTTAA
- a CDS encoding adenylyltransferase/cytidyltransferase family protein: MTRRIVGYAPGAYDLFHVGHLNILRHAKRRCDYLIAGVVADEVLEVTKGRRPLVPLAERMEIVSHISFVDEVVAEVVPDKVETWRAVGFDVIFKGDDWRGTPKGDRLERDFAEVGVEVIYFPYTVHTSSTALRRAVASLDDIGSDAVEAG; encoded by the coding sequence GTGACCAGAAGAATCGTGGGGTACGCGCCCGGCGCGTACGACCTGTTCCACGTCGGCCACCTCAACATCCTGCGGCACGCGAAGCGGCGCTGCGACTACCTCATCGCCGGTGTCGTCGCGGACGAGGTGCTCGAGGTGACGAAGGGTCGGCGGCCCCTCGTGCCGCTCGCCGAGCGCATGGAGATCGTCAGCCACATCTCGTTCGTGGACGAGGTGGTCGCCGAGGTCGTGCCCGACAAGGTCGAGACCTGGCGCGCCGTCGGGTTCGACGTGATCTTCAAGGGTGACGACTGGCGGGGGACCCCGAAGGGCGACCGGCTGGAGCGTGACTTCGCCGAGGTCGGGGTCGAGGTCATCTACTTCCCGTACACCGTGCACACGTCGAGCACGGCGCTGCGTCGCGCCGTCGCCTCGCTCGACGACATCGGGAGCGACGCGGTCGAGGCCGGCTGA
- the mfd gene encoding transcription-repair coupling factor, with product MDLTGLLPALLADPAAAEAVASVRARGELDVVGPAGIRPPLLAALTGAHPTAQDASGPAGRPLVVVTATGRDADELAGALRCYLPDDDVAVLPSWETLPHERLSPRSDTVARRLAVFRRLAHPDPEPGPSGPVRVLVMPVRALLQPVVDGLGELVPVEVRTGDTVDLDDLAQRLVDAAYTRVDMVERRGEFAVRGGILDVFPPTEDHPLRIELWGEDVEEIRWFSVADQRSLEVADHGLWAPPCREILLTDAVRERAASLREQLPGALDMLDRLAEGIAVEGMESLAPVLVERMVPVLDLVPDESLLVVVDPERVRRRAHDLVATTREFLEAAWTSAAAGAATPLDLSAASFASFAEVRALAAVRALGWWTLSGFTLDADAVTGEAVSDGPSADSDVRTLVVGAREVERYRGEVARAVEDVRRLQHDGWRLVLATDGHGPAQRMVEQLRAADVPARLVATVPDEPEGGVVLVTPAPLGPGFVHEGLHLAVFSEADLTGRAGSSTRDMRRMPSRRRNVVDPVQLRPGDFVVHEQHGVGRFVELVQRTIGSGAAAATREYLVVEYASSKKGQPGDRLYVPTDQLDQVTKYVGGEAPTLSRMGGSDWQKTKGRARRAVKEIAAELIRLYSARMATAGHAFGPDTPWQRELEDAFAYVETPDQLATIDEVKADMEKTVPMDRLVCGDVGYGKTEIAVRAAFKAVQDGKQVAVLVPTTLLVQQHLDTFAERYAPYPVNVKALSRFQTAKEAKEVIDGLADGSVDVVIGTHRLITGSVRFKDLGLVVIDEEQRFGVEHKETLKALRTNVDVLAMSATPIPRTLEMAVTGIREMSTLATPPEERHPVLTFVGPYEEKQIAAAIRRELLREGQVFYVHNRVESIERTASRLNELVPEARIAVAHGKMGEHRLEEVIVDFWEKKFDVLVCTTIVETGLDISNANTLILERADRLGLSQLHQLRGRVGRGRERAYAYFLYPPEVPLTETAHDRLQTIAAHTDLGAGMAVAMKDLEIRGAGNLLGGEQSGHIEGVGFDLYVRMVGEAVASFRGEAAEEQPDVTIELPVDAHVPHDYIAHERLRLEAYRKIAAATDAATLREVHAELVDRYGPVPAAVDNLFEVAQFRLHARAAGLADVTAQGRFVRFAPVELPESAQLRLKRLYPGSVTKPAVRTVLVPFPTTARIGGKPLHGAEVLAWARQFVDAIVRGDVSAAATAGTAAR from the coding sequence ATGGACCTCACCGGCCTCCTGCCCGCCCTCCTCGCCGACCCCGCCGCCGCGGAGGCGGTCGCGTCCGTGCGCGCCCGGGGCGAGCTCGACGTCGTCGGTCCGGCGGGCATCCGCCCCCCGCTGCTCGCGGCGCTGACGGGCGCGCACCCGACGGCGCAGGACGCGTCGGGCCCGGCCGGCCGGCCGCTCGTCGTCGTCACCGCCACGGGCCGCGACGCCGACGAGCTCGCTGGTGCGCTGCGCTGCTACCTCCCGGACGACGACGTCGCCGTCCTGCCGAGCTGGGAGACGCTGCCGCACGAGCGGCTGAGCCCGCGGTCGGACACGGTCGCGCGGCGGCTCGCGGTGTTCCGGCGGCTCGCGCACCCGGACCCCGAGCCCGGCCCGTCGGGCCCCGTGCGCGTGCTCGTGATGCCGGTGCGCGCGCTCCTGCAGCCGGTCGTCGACGGCCTGGGCGAGCTCGTCCCGGTCGAGGTGCGCACCGGTGACACCGTCGACCTCGACGACCTCGCGCAGCGGCTCGTCGACGCCGCGTACACACGCGTCGACATGGTCGAGCGGCGCGGTGAGTTCGCCGTGCGGGGCGGCATCCTCGACGTGTTCCCGCCCACCGAGGACCACCCGCTGCGCATCGAGCTGTGGGGCGAGGACGTCGAGGAGATCCGCTGGTTCTCGGTGGCCGACCAGCGCAGCCTGGAGGTCGCCGACCACGGGCTGTGGGCACCTCCGTGCCGGGAGATCCTGCTGACCGACGCCGTGCGGGAGCGTGCCGCGTCGCTGCGCGAGCAGCTGCCCGGGGCGCTGGACATGCTCGACCGTCTCGCCGAGGGCATCGCGGTGGAGGGCATGGAGTCGCTCGCCCCCGTGCTGGTCGAGCGCATGGTCCCGGTGCTCGACCTGGTGCCGGACGAGTCCCTGCTGGTCGTCGTGGACCCCGAGCGGGTGCGCCGCCGTGCGCACGACCTCGTCGCCACGACGCGGGAGTTCCTCGAGGCGGCCTGGACGTCGGCCGCCGCGGGAGCCGCCACCCCGCTGGACCTGTCGGCGGCCTCGTTCGCGTCGTTCGCCGAGGTCCGCGCGCTCGCGGCCGTCCGTGCGCTCGGCTGGTGGACGCTGTCGGGCTTCACGCTCGACGCGGACGCCGTGACCGGCGAGGCGGTGTCCGACGGGCCGTCGGCCGACTCCGACGTGCGCACGCTGGTCGTGGGCGCGCGTGAGGTCGAGCGGTACCGCGGCGAGGTGGCCCGCGCCGTCGAGGACGTGCGGCGCCTGCAGCACGACGGGTGGCGCCTCGTGCTGGCGACCGACGGGCACGGCCCGGCGCAGCGCATGGTCGAGCAGCTGCGGGCGGCGGACGTGCCCGCGCGGCTGGTCGCGACCGTCCCCGACGAGCCCGAGGGGGGCGTCGTGCTGGTCACGCCCGCGCCGCTGGGGCCGGGGTTCGTGCACGAAGGGCTGCACCTGGCGGTGTTCAGCGAGGCCGACCTCACCGGACGGGCGGGGTCGAGCACGCGGGACATGCGGCGGATGCCGAGCCGGCGTCGCAACGTCGTCGACCCGGTGCAGCTGCGGCCCGGCGACTTCGTCGTGCACGAGCAGCACGGCGTCGGGCGGTTCGTCGAGCTCGTGCAGCGCACGATCGGCTCGGGAGCCGCCGCCGCGACGCGCGAGTACCTCGTCGTGGAGTACGCGAGCTCGAAGAAGGGGCAGCCCGGGGACCGGCTGTACGTCCCGACGGACCAGCTCGACCAGGTCACCAAGTACGTCGGTGGCGAGGCGCCCACGCTCAGCCGCATGGGCGGGTCGGACTGGCAGAAGACGAAGGGCCGCGCACGCAGGGCCGTCAAGGAGATCGCCGCCGAGCTGATCCGCCTGTACTCGGCGCGCATGGCGACAGCCGGCCACGCCTTCGGCCCGGACACCCCGTGGCAGCGCGAGCTCGAGGACGCGTTCGCGTACGTCGAGACCCCCGACCAGCTGGCCACGATCGACGAGGTCAAGGCCGACATGGAGAAGACGGTCCCGATGGACCGCCTGGTCTGCGGTGACGTCGGGTACGGCAAGACGGAGATCGCGGTGCGGGCGGCGTTCAAGGCCGTGCAGGACGGCAAGCAGGTCGCCGTGCTGGTGCCCACGACGCTGCTCGTCCAGCAGCACCTCGACACGTTCGCCGAGCGTTACGCGCCGTACCCGGTGAACGTGAAGGCGCTGTCGCGGTTCCAGACGGCCAAGGAGGCGAAGGAGGTGATCGACGGCCTCGCCGACGGGTCCGTCGACGTCGTCATCGGCACCCACCGCCTCATCACCGGCAGCGTGCGGTTCAAGGACCTCGGCCTGGTCGTCATCGACGAGGAGCAGCGCTTCGGCGTCGAGCACAAGGAGACCCTCAAGGCGCTGCGGACCAACGTCGACGTGCTCGCGATGAGCGCCACGCCCATCCCGCGCACGCTCGAGATGGCCGTCACGGGCATCCGCGAGATGTCGACGCTCGCCACGCCGCCGGAGGAGCGCCACCCGGTGCTGACGTTCGTCGGGCCGTACGAGGAGAAGCAGATCGCCGCCGCGATCCGCCGCGAGCTGCTGCGCGAGGGACAGGTCTTCTATGTCCACAACCGGGTCGAGTCGATCGAGCGCACGGCGTCACGCCTCAACGAGCTGGTGCCCGAGGCCCGCATCGCCGTCGCCCACGGCAAGATGGGCGAGCACCGGCTCGAGGAGGTCATCGTCGACTTCTGGGAGAAGAAGTTCGACGTCCTGGTCTGCACGACGATCGTCGAGACGGGCCTGGACATCTCCAACGCCAACACCCTCATCCTCGAGCGCGCGGACCGGCTCGGCCTGTCGCAGCTGCACCAGCTGCGCGGGCGCGTGGGCCGCGGGCGCGAGCGCGCGTACGCGTACTTCCTGTACCCGCCGGAGGTGCCGCTGACCGAGACGGCGCACGACCGGCTGCAGACCATCGCCGCGCACACGGACCTCGGCGCCGGCATGGCCGTCGCCATGAAGGACCTCGAGATCCGCGGCGCGGGCAACCTGCTGGGCGGGGAGCAGTCCGGCCACATCGAGGGCGTCGGGTTCGACCTGTACGTGCGGATGGTGGGGGAGGCGGTCGCGTCGTTCCGCGGCGAGGCCGCCGAGGAGCAGCCGGACGTCACGATCGAGCTGCCCGTCGACGCGCACGTGCCGCACGACTACATCGCGCATGAGCGGCTGCGCCTGGAGGCGTACCGCAAGATCGCGGCAGCCACCGACGCCGCGACGCTGCGCGAGGTGCACGCCGAGCTGGTCGACCGGTACGGGCCGGTGCCCGCGGCCGTCGACAACCTCTTCGAGGTCGCGCAGTTCCGCCTGCACGCGCGCGCCGCGGGGCTGGCGGACGTCACCGCGCAGGGCAGGTTCGTGCGGTTCGCCCCGGTGGAGCTGCCCGAGTCCGCGCAGCTGCGGCTCAAGCGCCTGTACCCCGGCTCGGTGACGAAGCCCGCGGTGCGCACGGTGCTCGTGCCGTTCCCGACCACGGCCCGCATCGGCGGCAAGCCCTTGCACGGCGCCGAGGTCCTGGCGTGGGCGCGGCAGTTCGTCGACGCGATCGTGCGCGGTGACGTCTCGGCCGCCGCGACGGCCGGCACGGCGGCACGCTGA
- a CDS encoding SurA N-terminal domain-containing protein, which yields MTTTVVVGGLLAGCAGQPGAAAVVDGRAISTAELATTYEQLGPFFAGAGAQDVLAVLITEPFATEVAADLGVGVNDQQALDLLRSVADQALGEGEGARIEFGPGAVAVGRYSLVVSALQEAPDPQAAAAEYQERVAAADIEVNPRFGEFTDDLVVAPPTTPSWIVSEDAEPTLPDGAPEPAPTP from the coding sequence GTGACGACGACGGTCGTGGTGGGCGGTCTGCTGGCGGGATGCGCCGGGCAGCCGGGCGCGGCGGCCGTGGTCGACGGTCGTGCGATCAGCACGGCCGAGCTCGCGACCACGTACGAGCAGCTGGGGCCCTTCTTCGCCGGTGCCGGCGCGCAGGACGTGCTCGCGGTGCTCATCACCGAGCCGTTCGCGACGGAGGTCGCGGCCGACCTCGGCGTCGGCGTCAACGACCAGCAGGCGCTCGACCTCCTGCGCTCGGTCGCCGACCAGGCGCTCGGCGAGGGCGAGGGCGCGCGGATCGAGTTCGGGCCCGGCGCCGTGGCGGTCGGTCGGTACTCGCTCGTGGTCAGCGCGCTGCAGGAGGCCCCCGACCCCCAGGCGGCCGCCGCCGAGTACCAGGAGCGCGTCGCCGCCGCGGACATCGAGGTGAACCCGCGGTTCGGCGAGTTCACCGACGACCTCGTCGTCGCGCCGCCGACGACGCCGTCGTGGATCGTCAGCGAGGACGCCGAGCCGACCCTCCCCGACGGCGCACCCGAGCCCGCGCCCACGCCCTGA
- a CDS encoding MazG nucleotide pyrophosphohydrolase domain-containing protein, which produces MTSPQDGPAEAARQAAALARAVAVMDRLRSPGGCPWYALQTHASLLPYAVEEVHEVVEAVESADRAGLQEELGDLLLQVLFHARLAAEDEEDPFDVADVADGLVAKLVRRNPHVFGAEGDGEIDVATVLERWEHLKRAEKPARTSALDGVPPTLGALARAQKLLARADQAGLLGDAPPPDVVDPSPEAIGETLLAVVVAAHRSGVDAEAALRRATAAWESTARTAES; this is translated from the coding sequence GTGACGTCCCCGCAGGACGGGCCCGCGGAGGCGGCCCGACAGGCGGCCGCGCTCGCGCGCGCCGTCGCGGTGATGGACCGGCTGCGGTCGCCCGGCGGCTGCCCCTGGTACGCGCTCCAGACCCACGCCTCGCTGCTGCCGTACGCGGTCGAGGAGGTGCACGAGGTCGTCGAGGCGGTCGAGTCGGCCGATCGCGCAGGGCTGCAGGAGGAGCTCGGCGACCTCCTGCTCCAGGTGCTCTTCCACGCGCGGCTCGCCGCCGAGGACGAGGAGGACCCCTTCGACGTCGCCGACGTGGCCGACGGCCTGGTCGCCAAGCTGGTGCGCCGCAACCCGCACGTCTTCGGCGCCGAGGGCGACGGGGAGATCGACGTGGCGACCGTGCTCGAGCGCTGGGAGCATCTCAAGCGCGCCGAGAAGCCGGCCCGCACGTCGGCGCTCGACGGCGTCCCGCCGACGTTGGGCGCGCTCGCCCGAGCCCAGAAGCTGCTCGCGCGGGCGGACCAGGCCGGCCTGCTGGGCGACGCCCCGCCACCGGACGTCGTGGACCCGTCCCCGGAGGCGATCGGCGAGACGCTGCTCGCCGTCGTGGTCGCGGCCCACCGCTCCGGCGTGGACGCCGAGGCCGCCCTGCGCCGCGCCACGGCCGCCTGGGAGTCGACCGCCCGCACCGCGGAGTCCTGA